The DNA region TGAGTTCGTCACGGCGTCAGACCGGGTGCCCGTGGGCGGAATGCGCAACCTGCAATTCGTGGTGCAGAAgaacggcgaggaggacggcgaaggcggccaCCTACCCACGGCGTACACATGCTACGGCACACTACTCCTGCCACAGTATCGCGACAAAGAGGTCCTTCGCGAGCGGCTGGGAATGGCTCTCGAGAATGCGCAGGGATTCGGCTTTGCATAAGCGTGTGGGTGTTGACTTTTGTACTGTAGAATCATACAAGCATAGATGGCAGGCGGTGCCGCTGTCGATTTAATATGAGCGTAGCGACGAGCGCCTGACTGTTAGTCTTACTGGCACTATGTTGTGGGACGCCGAGAGATGCTTGCGTGAAGCTCGTGCCCCATGCTACTTAGTCTCTCATCTGCCTGACATTGAGATTAATCCTCTTGTTCTTCATCCAACCCTCCCATTCGGCGTACTTCCCGTCAGCCTGGGCGGGCCAGCTGTCCAGGTAGTCGGGGCACGTGCCCCTGAGCACCTTGGGCACGCCGTGCCAGGCGTACCGCGACTCTTTCGTCATATATATGGCGTCACCAGAGCGCAGCCTAAGGAGCAGGTACTTTTTCTCGTTCGTCTCTGCGTGGTGAGTAGCAGCTCCATGCGCACCGTCGCCAGCACCATTGTCATCATCCAGCACTTCACCACGCGCGATCTTCGTACCCTCCGTCTCCGGTTGCGccttcgtcgacgaggaggaggcggacgtATCGTTGGGAGCAATCATAAACAAACAGTCACAGCCAAAACTCAAGCTCACAAGCCCGcggtccgtctcctcgctaACGTCGCGGTGCATCATCATGGTGTCGCCGGGGGAGTAGAAGTTGACAATGGCCGCCTGGGCGTACGTCTGCGGGAAGAGGCCCTCCAGGAAGGCGGCCAGGTCGGGCGggaaggccggcggcggtgcgtcCGGGTACACGCGGTTGGTCCAGTCGTACTGCCCGCCGAGGGTGACCCagtgcagccgccgctggagGACTTGCCGCGCGGAGAGGGGCTTGTGCACGGTAGGATCCTTGGGCGTGAACGTGCCGGGCGCgttgggagggagggagaagaaTGATGCGGGGAGTGGTGGTTGTGATGCCGGTGCCGCTGGCtgtgaggaggaagaggaatGATTGAGGGATGGGGAGGAACAAGACGGGCgtgatggtggcgatggtgacgaggCGGGTTCTGGGTAGGGGAGGGTGTAGTGCAGATGCATGTTGGTCTGATGCACCGGGTTGTTCAGATCGCGGTGCAGCATCCTATCCAGCAGAGCGATCTGAATGGGCGCCGGCACGAGCGACGGTACTATGAGCAGGCCTGTTCGTCACATCGTTAAGTCAACATCTTTCTTCGTCTCAAGTACAACGCGTCGTCGTTCTCATATGTCTGTGTCTCATATCATATCGAGATCGTCGAGGGTGCGAACCTACCCGGTAGCAAAGGGTGGAACAAGACGGGCGCATCCTCCCGCGCGAGGTTCACAAACTCGGGATCTAAGTCTGAAAACGCCTGCTGAAGCTGCTCTCGCTTGATGGGGGCCGTCTGTCGGAAGCCAGATCTTTCGAGCGGCAGTCGAGGATCGTCGATGCGTGGGTGTTGCATGAGGGCCTCGGGCTCCTGCTTGGAAAAAGACTTCCACTCGGCGCGCATCTCGTCCGAGGGCTGCTCatgggcgtcgagctcggcgaggctgACAGCCATTTCTGAAAGACGACCCTCGGGTTTGTTTCAATCTTTGTCGGTTGCGTGCTCTATGCCGTGAATGCTGGGaacatgtacgaagtatgctGTACACCGCGCCAATGGTGGCCAGGAGTCTCAAAATCACGGCTGTAGGTTCTGAGACAGGTCGCTTCTCGTAGGGCGAAACGCTTATAGCACTTGTGCGAATGCCAATACACGCGAATGATATGCCGTGCAAATGAGCAGAGAAGCTGTCGGGTGGCGAAGCTCGTTTCGTGAAACTCATAAAGCATCGTCACAAATTATGGATGAGGTTGAAGTGGGCAGCATTATTACCTAATCACCTTGACCAACTTCAACTTCACAACCTCGCTCGCAGAGTCACAGCCCTCTCTCATCTCAAAACTCTCGACTTTGATCACGAGAGCTCCTAATAATACTCGGATTAAAGCACTCCGACTTCACATGGTCGTACCAACCACGGCGGCTCATGGACTCATAATGTCGCTGCCACCGTGGCAGCTCTCCCTACGCAGGCTGTCCGCGACGAAGCCGGTCTTTCTGCGCCTCCAGACGCTCCCCTTCTCTGTCTCGGTCCCGCGCGAtgtccgccagcgcccgggTGCGGTTCGACGGGCTCAGCACGCATCTGTAGGGGAGGCTCTTTCCCCTCTGTACGCAGGTGAAGCGCCGCTAGAAGGGCGAGTCTCGGCCGAAGCCGACAAGTCACCCACCGCTGTCGCGACGAAGCTCAGGGGAAAGCCTCGGCCGAAGCAACGGGACGACGGAtccagccacggcgcgcaACCGCGCAAGGCACCACAGCAGCCGACTGCCTCCCCAACTTCGGAGGCGCAGgcatcagccgccgccgccctcgagcgtgcAGTCGCCCAGATCCCCGCCGACTCCCGCTCCCTCGCCACTTACAAGCTCATCCGGCACTCCGCCTCCGAGCCCCTGACAGTGAAGTCCTCCCGCGCCGAAGTCCATCaacttgccgccgccgagcgcttCTTCGATCGGCACCCCTGCCAGCTCCTCTACTCTGCCGCGTCCGCCTCCCCGCGCCAGCACGCCCCCAACGCGCACATCCCCGAGGtggccatcctcggcgcctccAATGTCGGCAAGTCGTCCTTTCtcaacgccctcgtcgggcgaacccgcggccgcggcggcgtcgcgcacgtCAGCCAGCGCCCCGGTCGCACCACCCTGATGAACgtcttcggcgtcggcccGCGGCCCAAGATCCCCGCCTCGCTCGTGAAGaagggcgccgccccgccgcgccacagcctcatcctcgtcgacacTCCCGGGTACGGGTACAGGAGCCAGGCGAGCTGGGGCGAGGCCGTGACGGGCTACATCCGTGGCCGCCACATGCTGCGCGGCGCAGTGCTGCTCCTCTCGTCGGAAAAGGGCAGGCTCCTCCCTGAGGACGAGTGGCTGCTGAggacgctggccgaggccaacaCGCGTACGCTTGTCGTATTGACCAAGGCGGATAAGGGGCGGCACGAAAACTGGCCCGCGAGgtgcggcgccatggccgataCGCTGCTACGGGTACTGCGCAACATGAACAAGTCAGTCGGAGGAGGGTGGAGgacggccacgggcgcgACGGGAGATGTTTTCATCACGGCGGCAGGCATGGACACGACGGGCAAGCTAGGCAACGGTGCGGGCATGGGAGGTGTCCGAGCGGCGATTCTGGAAATGGCTGGCTACACGTTGCAGGACAAGGTGGCCAAaaaggacgaggcggtcaCGTATACGGGCCCGATAGTCTCTTTTGATGACATTCCGGGGCAGTAGGGTCACTGTCTCGTGTTGAAATACTGTAAATCTAGAATTGTCGCTATTTAATCGTAATAGTGGAAAATTCCACCAACGTCTCTTCCACAtaggccatggccagcacATCACTCTATACACACCTCAACGCCATTTCGACGATCTACAGCATGCGGCCACATCCACACTCGGTCCTCGCTCATACGCCAGACTTGTTCGAGTGTGACGTACCCGGCCTGCTGAGCGGCCGGCGCAGCTTCCGAGCGCCCTTTGTTTCGAACAGGCTTTTTAC from Purpureocillium takamizusanense chromosome 3, complete sequence includes:
- a CDS encoding uncharacterized protein (EggNog:ENOG503P02U~COG:A), with translation MAVSLAELDAHEQPSDEMRAEWKSFSKQEPEALMQHPRIDDPRLPLERSGFRQTAPIKREQLQQAFSDLDPEFVNLAREDAPVLFHPLLPGLLIVPSLVPAPIQIALLDRMLHRDLNNPVHQTNMHLHYTLPYPEPASSPSPPSRPSCSSPSLNHSSSSSQPAAPASQPPLPASFFSLPPNAPGTFTPKDPTVHKPLSARQVLQRRLHWVTLGGQYDWTNRVYPDAPPPAFPPDLAAFLEGLFPQTYAQAAIVNFYSPGDTMMMHRDVSEETDRGLVSLSFGCDCLFMIAPNDTSASSSSTKAQPETEGTKIARGEVLDDDNGAGDGAHGAATHHAETNEKKYLLLRLRSGDAIYMTKESRYAWHGVPKVLRGTCPDYLDSWPAQADGKYAEWEGWMKNKRINLNVRQMRD
- a CDS encoding uncharacterized protein (EggNog:ENOG503NZ69~COG:D); the encoded protein is MVVPTTAAHGLIMSLPPWQLSLRRLSATKPVFLRLQTLPFSVSVPRDVRQRPGAVRRAQHASVGEALSPLYAGEAPLEGRVSAEADKSPTAVATKLRGKPRPKQRDDGSSHGAQPRKAPQQPTASPTSEAQASAAAALERAVAQIPADSRSLATYKLIRHSASEPLTVKSSRAEVHQLAAAERFFDRHPCQLLYSAASASPRQHAPNAHIPEVAILGASNVGKSSFLNALVGRTRGRGGVAHVSQRPGRTTLMNVFGVGPRPKIPASLVKKGAAPPRHSLILVDTPGYGYRSQASWGEAVTGYIRGRHMLRGAVLLLSSEKGRLLPEDEWLLRTLAEANTRTLVVLTKADKGRHENWPARCGAMADTLLRVLRNMNKSVGGGWRTATGATGDVFITAAGMDTTGKLGNGAGMGGVRAAILEMAGYTLQDKVAKKDEAVTYTGPIVSFDDIPGQ